The genomic DNA TTCATTCAAATGTGCATACACAGGCTGTGATTCTTTGGCTCGAAATTATTGCACTATTCAAAGCTTTATTGCTTTTCTCTTACATCAGTCTTgtttaaaaatcacagtttgaCAAACACGTGATCATTAGACCTGAGACTAGTGTTTGATATTAATCTCACAGTAAACTAATAAAGATCTGATACTGCACCTTCATTTAATCATTTGAATCATCTTGATATCATATGTGCGCATTTAGCACGTGCACGAGCACGTATACGTATACGTCCATCAGTATTGTCCTCTAGACACAATGCATATTCGTTATAATCATGCAGATCGTTCATTAACTTGCCTCTTTTATATCTTTGATCCTCGTACAATTGAGAAATGAATATGATCAGTGATCTGGCGGGTCGTTCATGTGTTCGGTGAGCTCTGGACTTCCAGGTGACGCTCGCAACGACGCACGGACTGATGCATTGCGGTAAAAAGCTCGGGCCGCGCGCGCGCCTCAACCGAACCCATGATGACGTCACTTCGTCACTCCGCAGGTGCAGCCCTCTGAAATGAAAGCTCAAAAGATGCAAACGGAAGATTTTAATTGAAATTAAGTAAACGACAATAAACTATGATAGTTGTTTTTGGTAAATCTGCTTTTAGACCTGTTCGcatttttaaatcttaaaattaaagtaaaacacAAACTGTTACGACCTTTACATTTTATTGTGCACTTCTTGCAAATGATTCATTTCCAGAGCTATATATAACTTCTAGATAAAtaatatgattttattaatatcattttaatacattatattattatgtTACAGCTAAGTGCATAGGTCTGTTCAAATTCGTGTGGTAAAAATTGGTGTATttgatgtgttattttattttgagaGAGATCATTTGGAAAGTAATTAACTTTTATAGTTATTTATTGTATTaccacaaaacaaaatataccCTTTGTAAACCAAATCTgtcacattttataaatgattttaaattatacagtaccccttgaaaaaagtaaaaaacaaaaagctgTAAGTAAAGGGAAGAGCTTGTAAGAGTTTTTTAGGGGGCGTTCGAGTTGATGCACAGACCTTTCGCCGGATGATATTGAAGTGTCGCGAGAGTGAAGCAAAGCAATATTCAGAGATATGTACTCGcgaattgctctcgcggtaccttGACGTCATCGTTTTACGTAGTGTCACATGAAGTCGAGCACTCCTTTTATAGACTGGAACCGGGATGTGACTGGCTGTGGGGCAAAAGGGGCGGGTCTTCTTTGGCGGGGTGTCCTTTCTCTTCCGCAGAGGGCTATCGCACAGAAAGCAGGTAAGATCATAAACATGCTGCATTTAATCTGCATACTTTTTATGAAGTAGATCAGACGCAATCAAAATCAATAAACACACCCGACCAGTCGACGATTAACAGCATTTAATTATGTGCCAATTAGCGCGTGTAAAGGTAAACACGCATGATCATGTTGTTCACACGATACTTCAGTGTAGTCTGATTGTGTTTTATATCGCGTGTTATAAGCAATCAGCTGTCTGATCTGATCTGATCGAGTGGATCTGATGTGCAGGCCTGAAGCTCAATAACACCAAAATGTGAGATCTGTGCTTCGCTTTAGACGGATTGACCAAACCGTTTGTGGTGTTTGTgaacatacagtacagttaTCCATACTTGTCAACATTGGGATCTGAAAATAAGGGAAAATTACAGACACCCTATTCACTACTACGTAAAGGAATGAATGGCACACTGCGAAGATGACCTTTTTACTTGGTGtttgtgtcttgtttttagtacaaataccTAATAATTATTTAGTACAAATACCTaataattcttaaatcaagatgcattttcttgatgagcaaaatgacccaagaaaataagtccaataaatatcaaatttaagtgaatttgtgcttaaatcaagcaaaaaataaacacaaacaagaAAAGTTTGCCTACCCCGTTGGCagattgttttgtttgttttaagcacaaaatcacctaaatgtgatttttttttgtcttaaactagacttattttaagtaatttttaagtaagaatttttagatatttgtactgaaaacaagacaaaaatactaagtaagaaagtcattttttgcagtgtatagatggtttcagcagttaCAACATAAACAGGCGGCTTTCATGGTCAACACGTAACGTCCGGTAAACTcagcgaagaataaataacaacaaagtccttttaaagtagtttatttatataacaagcaaaataaacaacacatagattacctaggaaaccaaaacatttgttattttcgacgaggtatttgtttaagagtacattttcagcaactagtcagaccattaaacaaacagaaaccggaagtaaagtttcaCCGCACATGcacccgatgaaacggtctatatcttttatcattgtttgtatgtctctcttgcATCTGCATAAGTGACTTTTAGGTCGCAGACCTTAACTTTAAGTATTACGTTAACCTTCTGAGTTAAGTATGAAAGCACAAACAGCAGCGTTTCCCTACACGCAAAGTTGTCAAAAGAATGCACACCCTGCCACAAGCATCAGCCCGCACATCAAAAGTGTGAGTTTGTGTATGCGTGCTAATGACGTGTGGCTCGTCGTCATCTTGTTGTTTGATTGGCGGGTGTTGTTTGAGTGATATGTTACAGATATACTGCCACCTGCTTTACCAGAGGTGAATGTAGCAAACATTAAATACAGCCAGTGGGATTTTTTTATAGAAAGACTAAAAATACGTGAGAAATACAGGAAATTATTTAAACGGCATGATGGTGATAGAATGGTAAAATTCGGGAAAATCCCAGGAGAAAAACCATAGGGTTGATGCAGTTCTGATTCATATCTCATTGGCGGTCTTTGGTGTTTCTCTCCCCTGCAGGATGGACCAGATGCTCGGCCGTGCCAGCGCTCCGCCCGGTCCGGTTCTGCAGGTGTGTTTCCCGAGTGTCCGGGCGTCCGTTCTGGAGAATCTGAACCGTCAGCGCGAGGAGGGTCAGTTATGTGATCTGTCCATCCAGGTACAGGGTCAGGTGTTCAGGGCTCACAGATGTGTGCTGGCTGCTTCATCTCCTTACTTTCATGATCAGGTACATGTTTATAGCATGTTTACTCACAACTATTCAGAAAAATAAATGGTTGATTTGAATAGTTTGTTAGCCCAGATGTTGCACATGTGTTTCCACACAAGTAAAATTGAAATATTTAACTCTGGTTATCCTTTACAAGGTAAATAtgaataactaaataaaatgtttggattgttaaaggtgcagtgtgtaatttttagaaggatctcttgacagaaatggaaTCTAATCTAGAATAtcaactatattatcagtggtgtataaagaccttacataatcaACTgtatgagacgtttttatcttcATACACCACCGGTcgtcttacatggaagttgccatcatgtttctacagtaatGGACAAAATCCAGAGTGCGTTTCGTCACTAggttgtctcagacgacgacatgtttgttCTGTAGCAGCTACTGTGGCTTCTCTATGTATTTCgaagatgccgctaaaatctacacactgcatctttaaaaaaattgaatagcaaaaaaacaaaataacccAACAAATATAAGTTCACAATATTAAGCTGATAACCGAGAGGGGCTTCATGTACTAAAACATTGATACTGGAAATTACGCTTGTAAATTATTAATCTAAATACATCAATCAAAGTTTAGCACATGACATGTTTCAGCATCTGAGGTgtggaaacatttaaaaacttttgatTTGCCCTCAGGTTCTCTTGAAGAACGTAACCACAGTGTCTCTTCCCTCTGTGATGGATCCTCTGGCGTTCGAGAGCGTGTTAACCTCCGTGTACACCGGACAGCTCAGCATCGTGCGCGATGACATCGTAAACTACGTCACCGTCGCCAGTTTCCTTCAGATGTGGCACATCGTGGACAAGTGCACGGACATCCTGAAAAGGTCACGCCCTTTAGCCCAGGTGAGCCCGAGCGGGGCGACCTCCTCGAGTCACCAGTCGCCCAGCAGCTCCGACTGCTGTTTCGTGGACGCAGAGGAGCTGGACAGAGGAGCGGGCGAGCAGACGGTCGCTCTAGAAAAGAGGTCGCTCGTCGCCGAGCACGGTGCGCTGCCTCCTCTGGCCACCTGGAGGCGACCGCATCAGCAGCAGGGCAGGTGGGGCAGAAGCAGCCTCTCCGTCCCCCTCAAAGCGGAGTCTCCACGGCCCGACCGCAACCCAGCGGGAAGCGACTACGCCTGCTCCGTCTTACCTTTGACATCCGGCGTCGGCGGGGAAAACGAAGCTGAATTCGGTACGCGGCACCGGTTCCGGACGCGTCACCAAAGAGTCCGAGAGGATGAGGAGCAGAGGAAGAGAGGGCAGAGGTGGATGGAGGCAGATGAAGGGGTGGGAGAGCTCTTGGAGGACGAGAAAGTGAGGGTGAAGTGTGAGGAGCATCAGGCCGGTGAGTGGAGCTTCTTCATCACAGCTGTTTAACTGCCGTCCACCAGGGGAGCTTCACCCGGCTGCGGCACTGACATGTTTTTGACTGTTTTGTCTGCTCTTGTCTTCTCTCAGGAGGCGTTGAATCAGGGGGAtgtgtcagagagagagagtgtggaGAGAGTGAACGGGAAGCGTGCGATCTAGCTCGATCAGATCACGCTCGGTGGCACGGTAACGCCGATTGGCCGGCGGCTTCGTGCGCTCAGTCGGACGGCAAGCTGTCCGGCAAAGGCTTCGGCGGAGGAGGCGTCGAGGAGGACGACGCCGCCGAGGTAGACGAAATGGACATCGCTCGCTTCGCGGAAGGTGGATTCGAGACCTACGACGAGATCGAGGAGGCCACGGGCCAAGTTTCCCAGAGGCCTTTGCTGCACGCTCCACCTGACGAGTTCGCGCCGGGACCGTCGGACCTCTCCTGGCCTCAAAACGTCTCTCCGACCTCGCGGCCCTCCTCTGTTCCTCCCTGTTCCTCTCCTCCGCTCACCTCCCCCTCCTCTCCTCTCTCTGGGACGCCCTATGCGGGCAAAGTTCACTACTGCCACTGCGGCAAAGCCTACACGCTGAAGAGCATGCGGGACCGGCACGTAAAGATGCAGCACCTCAACCTCCGTCCGTTCGCCTGTCCCGTGTGCTCCAAGAGCTTCAAAATGAAGCATCACCTGACCAAACACGTCAAGACGCACGGAAGCCTGCGGCCGTACGAGTGCGCGTTTTGCGGCAAGAAGATCGTCTGGAGAGACAGTTTCTTGAAACATCAGGCACGCTGTCAGCGGTCGTCCGCCGCCGTGCCCGCCACCGTTACGGTCGAGGTGGCCGGTGGTGAGCTGGAAGACGAGTTGGCATCTGCGAATGCGGTGGGGCAAGTGAAGAAGGAGAAAATGGCAGAATATTAAATCTTAGCAGAGATACACAGACTTTTCACATGAAATGAATACATGTATCAACAAATATATGTAGCAAATCAAAATAGATGTTCCTGAGGTCATTActttgaaatatttatttgagCAAAAAGACGCTTGAAAATCATTTGGACACCAGCAAGGTTACCTTCATTCACTTACCAATTAAAGTCTgttgtttgttgtgtttatcagaactgTTGTGTTGGGTCTGTTTCACACTGACTGTGTCTGCAGACATACAGAGACTTTACTTTTAATGTTGTCAATGATTTTAAAGGGGTCacagcatgaaaatctgacttttcttcatgtttaagtgctataattgggtccccagtgcttctatcaacccagaaaatgtgaaaagggTCAACCCaataaccattctctgcaagcatgttcattgaaatttgtctccccttgtgatgtcagaagaggatctttattataataatatgtcccttaatctgcactatccaaccacagcactgccatttagtgcagacagAGAGAAGACTTCACGCGGCGCtgcaagaatcgacagccggatgaAGTCAAAGTTCTGCGAGAGCGTTTTAAAAGGAAACTCCTCCATATGATTTTGCGATtcgctcttgcggtactttgacgtcatccggctgtcgattcttgtGGTGTCGAAACAAGCctaataattgacagcacaatttggtttcaattttaacaaaccatcgatcagtgtttgcatttcatcagctgatttacatgaaatgtcccttttaaatataaacctcCAGATTCAGAATGTGTGAAACAGACCTTTCATATCCTAAATACTTTCTTATTTATAGTCCTTCTAATATTTCAGTGTGCCTTTTATTTATTGTCAATAAATCATTTTCCTCACTTTGTGATGATCAATGAGTCAAAAGACTGTTGACATGCACACATATAAAGATAAACAAGCATTAATTGTGCTTCTCTTCACATCTAGTAAATAGATGAAGTAAATACTTCCAGTGTGTCCTAAAGTGCCTTCCCAAAATTAAACTCAAATATTGTCAAATATGACAACAAACGACTTTAAAAAAGTGAATCTATTGCTGCTCTATGTCTTATAAAGAACACAAGACCTTCATTTCATGACAAAAGAAACCTGGCGTGTACTTACCATCAGCAAAACCCTAAAATATTTGCTTGATTAACCCAAAACTTGCTTACCCTGATCATGTCTCCTCCAACACACCTAATTAAAGTTAGTTCAATCAACCTCTTACTGGTAACCGAGAGTTAATGCGCTCACACGGGGAATACATAAAGACATTTTCAATTGTAACAATACTTCACATAATCAGCTCTCTGGAATACACTTCACAACATCAACACTAAGAGCATCTGTCAACTAATGCTGTAGGACAAAGAAGAATCTGATTCACATCTAACACTTATCTGATAAATCTGATCagaaatcacacaaaaaacatcTGAGATTTATTAAATCCAAGAGTTCTCAATGTTTTCAGTCATATAATGTTGATGCGTTTGTCTGTCAAGATTCAATGACTAAATACAAttcaagtaaattttacaatcaaataatcaacctgaATATATCTGCATAGATGACACATGAAATAAATACACGTGAATATACTCATATCACGATCAGGATTATTTGTGGCACCATTGCTTAATATGGACTAAGAAGTCAGTGAAAATAAATTTGCATTGTTCTTTTTGATCTTATGAAATAATAAATCTTACATTTCAGTCAGGTAAAACTAATGAAAGTGGGTCACATAAtgaaagaaatgtttttctccATTACACATTggccacaattattggcacacTGTTAATAATAGAAATTCTTATTAGCAAAATATCTTTGAAGAATTTTCCATGAAACTGCCCTCCATGACTTCATGTTTCAGAGAATTATACTAGTAATAAGTAAAACAGAGGCCAAATACCTTTAATCGCGTGTCACACGGAGATCAACCAAAGAATAAAGTTCTGATCAGATTGTTGTGCTTCATAAATTAAATTAGTAAATTAAACATTTCCAAGCTTTGAAAAGTCCCATGTCCACCATCAGGAAAATAATGAACATGTTGTACCAAATCTGCCTTAATTAGGGGTTAGGTTTACCCTTAATTGTCTTAATTTACTGTGAGGAGTGCCAAAGACTCCAAGGACCACAGCTGGAGAAATGATTTGAAGACAGAAATCCTAAAAAGATAATAGCACCACATCACCAATAATTGTTTGGGaggtttttaagaaaataatccTCTTCtctcattaaaaacaaacttcaGCACATTTAGTCGAATCAGACAGGAACTTTAAAGTGGATCAGGTCCTAACATCAC from Misgurnus anguillicaudatus chromosome 20, ASM2758022v2, whole genome shotgun sequence includes the following:
- the zbtb22a gene encoding zinc finger and BTB domain-containing protein 43, encoding MDQMLGRASAPPGPVLQVCFPSVRASVLENLNRQREEGQLCDLSIQVQGQVFRAHRCVLAASSPYFHDQVLLKNVTTVSLPSVMDPLAFESVLTSVYTGQLSIVRDDIVNYVTVASFLQMWHIVDKCTDILKRSRPLAQVSPSGATSSSHQSPSSSDCCFVDAEELDRGAGEQTVALEKRSLVAEHGALPPLATWRRPHQQQGRWGRSSLSVPLKAESPRPDRNPAGSDYACSVLPLTSGVGGENEAEFGTRHRFRTRHQRVREDEEQRKRGQRWMEADEGVGELLEDEKVRVKCEEHQAGGVESGGCVRERECGESEREACDLARSDHARWHGNADWPAASCAQSDGKLSGKGFGGGGVEEDDAAEVDEMDIARFAEGGFETYDEIEEATGQVSQRPLLHAPPDEFAPGPSDLSWPQNVSPTSRPSSVPPCSSPPLTSPSSPLSGTPYAGKVHYCHCGKAYTLKSMRDRHVKMQHLNLRPFACPVCSKSFKMKHHLTKHVKTHGSLRPYECAFCGKKIVWRDSFLKHQARCQRSSAAVPATVTVEVAGGELEDELASANAVGQVKKEKMAEY